A window of Fretibacterium sp. OH1220_COT-178 contains these coding sequences:
- a CDS encoding AIR synthase related protein: MLESEKTIVGKLPPDLLLQGVLRYSGAPRPDVPVGGGLGEDAAVIQWSDAPYLVAASDPVVGATVGAGRLLVHINANDVACKGADPAWLIVTLIVPSNEGLPLIERIMAEVHETCADMGIAVVGGHTELTDRYDRPVIVGTMLGPSRRILSADRIEEGDLVLVTGHAGLEGMSILAHDRPDLLSCLEPSELEEVRSWQGDLSVVREARLLRDFARYLHDPTEGGLEGGLLEIRNACGLGIALDFDAIPVSPLTRRAATAIGFDPLHLISSGMLVAALPPDGAEEARACLAHEGIDSKIIGRFVEPRGACRTDMHEELWGILARERA, encoded by the coding sequence ATGCTGGAAAGCGAGAAGACGATCGTGGGAAAATTGCCGCCCGACCTGCTTTTGCAGGGGGTGCTGCGCTACTCCGGCGCGCCACGCCCCGACGTCCCAGTCGGCGGCGGTCTGGGGGAGGATGCGGCGGTGATCCAGTGGTCAGACGCTCCCTATCTCGTCGCGGCGTCGGATCCCGTGGTGGGAGCCACCGTCGGTGCGGGACGCCTTTTGGTGCACATCAATGCCAACGATGTCGCCTGCAAGGGGGCGGACCCCGCTTGGTTGATCGTTACGCTCATCGTTCCCTCAAACGAGGGGTTGCCCTTGATTGAGCGCATCATGGCTGAGGTGCACGAGACCTGCGCGGATATGGGCATTGCCGTTGTCGGAGGGCACACGGAACTGACGGACCGCTACGACAGGCCGGTCATCGTGGGGACCATGCTGGGTCCCTCGCGTCGTATCCTGAGTGCCGATCGGATCGAGGAGGGAGATCTCGTCCTGGTGACCGGGCACGCCGGACTGGAGGGGATGTCCATCCTGGCCCATGACAGGCCGGATCTTTTGTCTTGCCTCGAGCCCTCCGAGTTGGAGGAGGTGCGGTCCTGGCAGGGGGACCTGTCGGTCGTCCGGGAGGCCCGCCTGCTTCGGGACTTCGCGCGCTATCTGCACGATCCGACCGAGGGAGGCTTGGAGGGGGGCTTGCTGGAGATACGCAATGCCTGCGGGCTCGGCATCGCGCTGGACTTTGACGCGATCCCGGTTTCGCCCCTCACGCGCCGGGCTGCCACCGCAATCGGCTTCGATCCCCTGCACCTGATTTCCTCGGGGATGTTGGTGGCGGCCCTGCCGCCCGATGGCGCGGAGGAAGCCCGAGCCTGCCTCGCCCATGAAGGCATCGATTCAAAAATTATAGGACGTTTTGTGGAACCTCGGGGGGCCTGTCGGACGGATATGCACGAGGAGCTCTGGGGGATACTGGCCCGGGAACGGGCATAA